Proteins encoded by one window of Phycisphaerae bacterium:
- the lptD gene encoding LPS assembly protein LptD, whose product MPRRRELFGTLWLLLIAPLAVAQSPVPLDGGTDEPLLPASIAHLPVLIDGKIAYLAEDEDGTSIAHVIGNAFLRIGEPGRGQELRAEEALIWLNTETADGTPYVRLEIALWKDAEVREWAGTVTFGPVLMVTAATTGPIRIEIDEVSFDRPTFSPLYERGRVLREEMHRDDTPHAMRVQSVTQAGGEEGVPAGPPPVIQFRAQGELHGPFATHGRRVLTVTGGTFLSRGEPGSGTLLEIRADNVVVFLPPSASAPSGDQGPADALGGVPVATREGEMPAAEGGESPGDMGTSPESRTTGWADAPQLATGFGDIDVEAVYLEGDVVMSQGPNLIRASRLYYDFVRDRAMILDAVVRSPIPERGVPIYVRAEEIRQLSFNRFSATHAVLTTDEFHTPHYSIGAGYLELVSRPGFESVGAPGAPGTGEYRIRDATFNVGGLTVGYWPALRGRVDTSETALRSVRTGNSDEFGVELETDWNLFQLLDLETPRGFDAEFSLDFYSERGPAAGIDGTYERDKYMGLFRSYVMTDNQRDFLGREREEQPVRSTRGRILLRHRQYLEDDWQLTLEASYISDKGFLEEFFEDEFDNEKDQETLLYLKKQRDNWAFTILLQARLLDFYTQTERLPEFGYFRIGQPLGDSVVWHSANRLGFVRYRPMDQSFQELLRDGRLVGSGSVVRTDSRQELEAPLDIGPLRLVPFGSIRQTSWDDTPDDGGVQRIFGTYGVRGSMYAWKTYPQLTSALWDIDGLRHVIKTDITAWAAHTNRDSHELYAFDENVEGIDEIDGVQVGVRQRWQTYRGRGETRRKVDVLTLDLETGFFNDATGEYKTNGFTSYSRPEESIARNYVNSNTIWRLNDRTALLSEMNYDVNDAELDILNVSVAVERSPRLRYVIGYRFIDESHSDLLGMDLSYALTDKHSLAVRERFDLRRGRTLDFTVALIRRFPRWFSALSFALDEPEDDFGVNLSIWPEGLPDAIIGSRRLTGLVRPAWVAEP is encoded by the coding sequence ATGCCTCGAAGGCGCGAGCTTTTCGGCACTCTCTGGCTTCTGCTTATCGCGCCCCTGGCCGTCGCCCAATCTCCAGTCCCACTGGATGGCGGGACGGACGAACCTCTGCTCCCCGCCTCCATCGCCCATCTGCCTGTGCTGATTGATGGGAAGATCGCGTACCTGGCCGAAGATGAGGACGGCACGAGCATCGCCCACGTCATCGGCAATGCGTTTCTGCGGATTGGTGAGCCTGGACGGGGACAGGAGCTTCGGGCGGAAGAAGCCCTGATCTGGCTGAACACCGAAACGGCCGACGGTACGCCGTATGTGCGACTGGAGATCGCCCTCTGGAAGGACGCGGAGGTCCGCGAGTGGGCGGGCACGGTGACATTCGGCCCGGTTCTCATGGTCACCGCCGCAACGACCGGCCCGATTCGGATCGAGATCGACGAGGTCAGCTTCGATCGTCCGACGTTCAGCCCGCTTTATGAGCGTGGGCGCGTACTACGCGAAGAGATGCACCGGGACGATACGCCACATGCCATGCGCGTGCAGAGCGTTACCCAAGCCGGTGGGGAAGAGGGTGTCCCGGCCGGCCCGCCTCCGGTCATCCAGTTTCGCGCACAGGGGGAATTGCACGGCCCGTTTGCCACCCATGGGCGGCGCGTCCTCACCGTCACCGGCGGGACGTTTCTGTCGCGCGGGGAACCCGGCTCGGGAACGCTGCTGGAGATCCGAGCTGACAACGTCGTGGTCTTCCTTCCGCCGAGTGCTTCCGCCCCTTCGGGGGATCAGGGCCCGGCCGATGCGCTCGGCGGCGTACCCGTGGCCACGAGGGAAGGCGAGATGCCAGCAGCGGAAGGCGGCGAATCGCCCGGCGACATGGGAACATCTCCGGAGAGTCGCACGACCGGGTGGGCCGACGCGCCGCAGCTCGCCACGGGGTTCGGCGATATCGACGTGGAGGCGGTCTACCTGGAAGGCGACGTGGTGATGTCCCAGGGCCCGAACCTGATCCGCGCTTCCCGGCTGTATTACGATTTCGTTCGCGACCGGGCGATGATTCTTGACGCTGTCGTGCGTTCCCCGATTCCCGAACGCGGTGTGCCTATTTACGTGCGGGCGGAGGAGATCCGCCAGCTTTCCTTCAACCGGTTTTCCGCGACACATGCCGTTCTAACTACCGACGAGTTTCATACGCCGCATTACTCGATTGGCGCCGGTTATCTGGAGTTGGTAAGCCGGCCCGGTTTCGAGTCCGTCGGCGCCCCCGGGGCGCCGGGCACCGGCGAGTATCGGATTCGGGATGCCACCTTCAACGTCGGGGGGCTGACCGTGGGGTACTGGCCCGCCCTCCGGGGACGCGTGGACACCAGCGAAACCGCCCTCCGCAGCGTTCGAACGGGCAACAGCGACGAATTCGGGGTCGAGCTCGAAACCGACTGGAATCTCTTCCAGTTGCTCGATCTGGAAACACCAAGAGGATTCGATGCGGAGTTCTCGCTCGATTTCTATTCGGAACGCGGACCCGCCGCCGGCATCGACGGCACCTACGAACGCGACAAGTACATGGGGCTGTTCCGCAGCTACGTGATGACCGACAACCAGCGGGATTTCCTCGGTCGCGAGCGCGAGGAGCAGCCGGTGCGCAGCACCCGCGGGCGGATCCTGTTGCGCCACCGCCAATACCTGGAAGATGACTGGCAATTGACGCTGGAAGCGTCCTACATTTCCGACAAGGGATTCCTGGAAGAATTCTTCGAAGATGAGTTCGACAACGAGAAGGACCAGGAGACCCTGCTGTACTTGAAGAAGCAGCGCGACAACTGGGCGTTTACCATCCTCCTCCAGGCGCGCCTGCTGGACTTCTACACGCAGACCGAGAGGCTCCCCGAATTCGGCTACTTCCGTATCGGACAGCCTCTCGGGGACAGCGTGGTCTGGCACAGCGCCAACCGGCTGGGATTCGTCCGCTACCGCCCAATGGACCAGTCGTTCCAGGAATTGCTGCGGGACGGCCGGCTTGTGGGATCGGGTTCGGTGGTGCGAACGGACAGTCGTCAGGAACTGGAAGCCCCCCTGGACATCGGACCACTGCGATTAGTGCCGTTCGGCTCCATCCGGCAGACCTCGTGGGACGACACCCCCGACGACGGCGGTGTGCAGCGCATCTTCGGTACGTACGGCGTTCGCGGCAGCATGTATGCCTGGAAGACGTACCCCCAGTTGACCTCCGCGCTGTGGGACATCGACGGACTGCGGCACGTGATCAAAACGGACATCACCGCGTGGGCCGCCCACACCAACCGTGATTCGCACGAACTCTATGCGTTTGATGAGAACGTGGAGGGTATTGACGAAATTGACGGTGTGCAGGTCGGCGTGCGGCAGCGCTGGCAAACCTATCGCGGCCGGGGCGAGACGCGCAGGAAAGTTGATGTGCTCACGCTGGACCTGGAAACGGGCTTCTTCAACGACGCGACGGGCGAATACAAGACCAACGGTTTTACGTCGTATTCCCGTCCTGAGGAGAGCATCGCCCGCAACTACGTGAACTCGAATACGATCTGGAGGCTCAACGATCGCACGGCCCTGCTCAGCGAAATGAACTACGACGTCAATGATGCCGAATTGGACATTCTCAACGTTTCCGTGGCCGTGGAGCGTTCGCCGCGGTTGCGGTACGTCATCGGCTACCGATTCATCGATGAAAGCCATTCCGACCTCCTGGGGATGGACCTGAGTTACGCCCTGACGGACAAGCACAGCCTGGCCGTCCGGGAGCGTTTCGATCTTCGCCGCGGACGAACACTGGATTTCACCGTGGCCCTGATCCGCCGATTCCCGCGCTGGTTCAGCGCGTTGAGCTTTGCGCTGGACGAGCCCGAAGACGACTTCGGCGTGAATCTGAGCATCTGGCCGGAGGGGCTGCCCGATGCCATCATCGGGTCGCGGAGACTGACGGGCCTGGTTCGGCCTGCGTGGGTGGCGGAGCCCTGA